One Kaistella polysaccharea DNA segment encodes these proteins:
- a CDS encoding DsbA family oxidoreductase, whose translation MKVDIWSDIRCPFCYVGKKNFENALAQFPNKENIEVTWHSFQLDPNLKTQPEKSSLEYFSEAKGVSVEQAKEMYSHVYKSGKDAGIEFNFDHQKVANSYKAHLLLQLAQTKGLANETEEALFKAQLIDGKNIDDDATLVEIGTSVSLNEDEIKSALTSDEFGLAVSQDMMLARQMGISGVPFFVINDKYGVSGAQPPAVFSEVLEKSWQEFSAGDQGLQIIHKGESCDTDGNCD comes from the coding sequence ATGAAAGTAGATATTTGGAGTGACATTCGTTGTCCTTTTTGTTACGTCGGAAAAAAGAATTTCGAAAATGCCTTAGCGCAGTTTCCCAACAAAGAAAATATAGAAGTGACGTGGCACAGTTTTCAGCTGGATCCTAATTTAAAAACACAGCCCGAAAAAAGTTCTTTGGAATATTTCTCCGAGGCGAAAGGTGTTTCTGTGGAGCAGGCAAAAGAAATGTATTCCCACGTTTATAAATCAGGAAAAGATGCCGGAATTGAATTTAATTTTGACCATCAAAAAGTGGCAAATTCTTACAAAGCCCACTTGCTGTTGCAATTAGCACAAACTAAAGGTTTAGCCAATGAAACGGAAGAAGCTCTTTTTAAGGCCCAACTGATCGATGGTAAAAATATTGACGATGATGCGACCTTGGTTGAAATAGGAACGTCGGTTTCTTTAAATGAAGATGAAATAAAATCTGCCTTAACATCAGATGAATTTGGCTTAGCGGTTTCCCAGGATATGATGCTCGCGCGACAAATGGGAATTTCTGGAGTGCCGTTTTTTGTCATCAATGATAAATATGGTGTTTCTGGCGCGCAACCTCCGGCTGTTTTTAGTGAGGTTTTAGAAAAATCCTGGCAAGAATTTTCAGCAGGAGATCAAGGTTTGCAAATTATTCACAAAGGCGAAAGCTGCGATACTGATGGAAACTGCGATTAA
- a CDS encoding GreA/GreB family elongation factor, with protein sequence MSRGFVKEDDQEEVPLVPPRADLPHGTENFVTQKGMNSLVKEREILLEDQENLDSSQEKEYRIAFNHINAKLQLLNERIAFAKIIDQTKLPQDEIHFGATVTFKNSANNSTQTFQIVGVDEANISKGKISFTTPLAKALMHKKIGDKATLKLNEKENYFEILNIVY encoded by the coding sequence ATGAGCAGAGGTTTTGTAAAAGAAGATGATCAGGAAGAAGTTCCCTTAGTACCGCCCAGAGCAGATTTACCACACGGTACAGAAAATTTCGTTACTCAAAAAGGCATGAATTCTTTAGTGAAAGAAAGAGAAATCTTACTTGAAGATCAGGAGAATTTGGATTCTTCTCAAGAGAAAGAATATCGGATCGCCTTTAACCATATCAATGCAAAACTTCAATTACTAAATGAAAGGATTGCTTTTGCAAAAATTATCGATCAGACGAAATTACCACAGGATGAAATTCATTTCGGCGCGACTGTAACTTTTAAAAATTCGGCAAACAATTCCACACAAACATTCCAAATTGTGGGCGTTGATGAAGCTAATATTTCAAAGGGGAAAATATCATTCACAACTCCATTAGCGAAAGCACTGATGCATAAAAAAATTGGCGACAAGGCTACATTAAAGTTGAATGAGAAGGAGAATTATTTCGAAATTTTAAATATTGTCTATTAA
- a CDS encoding MFS transporter — protein sequence MKNNLSNSTLYLLSISAGLVVANLYYNQPLLHDIALSLNVSDSHVSNVALSTQIGYALGLLLIIPLGDKISNLKIIKIDFLILILSLLGAAFSQSLFFLIVSSFLIGFTSTLPQLFVPMAAHLSSDASRGRAIGIVMSGLLIGILGSRVLSGLVGEYFGWRTVFYGAAALMFVLFFLLNAKLPIIKPKYGDSYAKLMKSLWFYFRTEPTLRLATLRGALAFGSLSEFWTTLVFLMEDSFNYGSAVAGSFGLFGIAGALAATVVGKLNNRVNKGTLILFGGIVIVISWVIFLFSAHSIIGLIIGVILIDLGVQSVHITNQNIVFSKNPDARNRVNTIYMVGFFIGGAAGTSLGSFAWNYFGWTGVSVLGLVFSGIIVFVQLLTNKRTI from the coding sequence ATGAAAAATAATTTATCCAATTCCACACTTTATTTGCTCAGCATTTCCGCTGGATTGGTGGTGGCAAATCTATATTACAACCAACCGCTGCTTCATGATATTGCGTTAAGTTTAAATGTAAGCGATTCTCACGTGAGTAATGTCGCGCTTTCCACACAGATTGGTTATGCGCTGGGTTTATTGCTGATTATTCCTCTAGGTGATAAGATCAGCAATTTGAAAATTATAAAAATTGATTTTCTAATCCTCATCTTATCTCTTTTAGGTGCCGCATTCTCACAATCTTTATTTTTTTTAATAGTCAGCAGTTTTCTCATCGGATTTACGTCAACGCTTCCGCAATTATTTGTGCCAATGGCAGCGCATTTGAGCAGTGATGCAAGTCGGGGAAGAGCGATTGGAATTGTGATGAGCGGTTTACTCATCGGAATATTAGGGAGCCGCGTTTTAAGTGGATTGGTCGGAGAATATTTTGGCTGGCGAACTGTTTTTTATGGCGCTGCAGCTTTAATGTTTGTTTTATTTTTTCTACTGAACGCAAAACTGCCCATAATAAAACCGAAATATGGCGACAGTTATGCAAAACTCATGAAATCACTGTGGTTTTATTTCCGTACAGAACCAACTTTGCGTCTCGCCACTTTGCGCGGTGCTTTAGCTTTTGGAAGTCTGAGTGAATTTTGGACTACACTCGTTTTTTTAATGGAAGATTCGTTTAATTACGGCAGCGCTGTTGCCGGAAGCTTTGGTTTATTTGGAATTGCTGGCGCACTTGCAGCAACAGTCGTGGGAAAATTAAATAACCGGGTGAATAAAGGAACTTTAATATTATTTGGCGGAATTGTTATTGTGATTTCCTGGGTGATATTTCTATTTTCAGCACATTCAATTATCGGGTTAATAATTGGTGTAATTTTAATAGATCTTGGCGTACAATCCGTTCACATCACCAATCAGAATATTGTATTTTCTAAAAACCCGGACGCCAGAAACCGCGTAAACACTATTTATATGGTGGGTTTTTTCATTGGTGGCGCAGCAGGGACAAGCTTAGGTTCCTTCGCCTGGAATTATTTTGGGTGGACCGGTGTTTCGGTTTTAGGTCTGGTTTTTTCCGGAATAATTGTGTTTGTGCAATTGCTTACCAATAAAAGAACAATTTGA
- a CDS encoding aminopeptidase → MKRYFFASFFLVLFAEVSAQQDSIYISAKVSENRKEISVEQTIVYYNAAKVPLDKIKLLNWSSAYKNRNTPLLKRTLEDRKNDLYFANKSDLASVENLKIKIDENWVETNSAEENIYLPLQHPLKPGESKTITLQYLINVPDSQFTGYGTLNGETELKYFFIVPDGFEDENQSPKYYRGIEENQSPGNFWKVNFILPQDFEVKSNLAQESSTTFSGKLLVDPEFLLTKNHTDLLTSTIDGQNIKIQFGYSLEDSEKQALEFFLPLHLQFIKRKLGALPDKIFISEKFRDDEDFVGIDDIKFWKFHFKLFTDYEKTDLTYFSILSQAIMQNSAVFEKNEDHWLTNGLKSYLEIQYLHQYYNDRKLLGDLPENAKIFGIKPLKFFHASDLKLTERYGLAYQYMLTQNLDQKIGEDFVDLSNFNATAISHFETGSLFSFLSEKMGHDRFAQFLQNYIAESNDKRVDKKDFLEKLTLASGYSADFLEGFIEHKNRVNFRLKRYRKMGEDFQVKVSKNTTQAIPFKIETEEKSGISKTFWFDTDESKKTVQYNIPQSNAEKIIINDDYIFPEKNFRDNYLYTKGLFANTKKIKLKLLKDIPNPEYNEIYLSPRFNFNAYDKVLFGLNIKNTSLFERKFTYSFTPYYSSGTGKLAGSSGIGYSFQPAEAFYRSLDLGISASHFHYDYDLTYRKLSASANLNFAKNPRTDIRRNVAFSYNYLEKDVDPKDLTNTEYSKYNLWNLGYGYSDRRLIHEKYFGTGIQWMEDFQKITTEVSYRYEYAKDKKISLRFFGGYFISNNTKNNLFDYGISRVSNYAFSYGLLGQSATSGVLAQQLIVAEGGFKSYIGTTANQWISTVNVDTHVWRWFNVYADAGIYKNKYENPQFIWDSGVKLKVIPDFLEVYFPIQSSLGFEPSFKDYGKRIRFTLSLNFSAITSYLRRGWF, encoded by the coding sequence ATGAAAAGATATTTTTTTGCTTCCTTCTTCCTTGTATTATTTGCTGAAGTTTCTGCTCAGCAGGATAGCATTTATATTTCAGCCAAAGTTTCGGAGAACCGGAAGGAAATTTCGGTAGAACAAACCATTGTTTACTATAATGCTGCTAAAGTTCCGCTTGATAAAATTAAATTACTGAACTGGAGTTCTGCCTATAAAAACCGAAATACTCCATTACTCAAAAGAACGCTGGAAGACCGAAAAAATGACTTGTATTTTGCAAACAAATCAGACCTTGCATCCGTTGAAAATTTAAAGATAAAAATTGACGAAAATTGGGTGGAAACTAATTCTGCCGAAGAAAATATTTACCTTCCCTTACAACACCCGCTAAAACCCGGCGAAAGTAAAACCATCACTTTACAATATCTCATCAACGTTCCCGATTCCCAATTCACGGGGTATGGAACATTAAATGGCGAAACGGAACTGAAATATTTTTTCATCGTACCTGATGGTTTTGAAGATGAAAATCAAAGTCCGAAATATTATCGCGGAATCGAAGAAAATCAAAGTCCCGGAAATTTCTGGAAAGTAAATTTTATATTACCGCAGGATTTTGAAGTTAAAAGCAATTTAGCTCAGGAAAGTTCAACGACATTCAGTGGTAAATTATTGGTAGATCCTGAATTTTTACTCACAAAAAACCACACCGATTTACTTACGAGTACGATAGATGGGCAAAATATCAAAATTCAGTTTGGTTATTCTTTAGAAGACAGTGAAAAACAAGCGTTGGAGTTTTTTCTGCCTTTGCATCTTCAATTTATTAAAAGGAAATTAGGCGCATTACCCGACAAGATTTTCATCAGTGAAAAGTTTCGGGATGACGAAGATTTTGTCGGAATCGATGATATTAAATTTTGGAAATTTCATTTTAAACTTTTTACAGATTACGAAAAAACCGATCTTACTTATTTCAGCATTCTTTCCCAAGCCATCATGCAAAACTCGGCAGTGTTTGAAAAAAATGAAGATCATTGGCTGACCAACGGTTTGAAATCCTATCTGGAAATTCAATATTTGCATCAATATTATAATGACCGGAAATTACTGGGAGATTTGCCCGAAAATGCAAAAATATTCGGCATAAAACCTTTGAAATTTTTTCATGCTTCTGATTTAAAACTCACGGAAAGATATGGTTTAGCGTACCAATATATGCTCACCCAAAATCTGGATCAAAAGATTGGGGAAGATTTTGTAGACCTCAGTAATTTTAATGCGACCGCCATCAGCCATTTTGAGACCGGTAGTTTATTTTCATTTCTCTCGGAGAAAATGGGCCACGACCGATTTGCACAATTTTTACAAAATTATATTGCAGAAAGTAATGACAAACGGGTTGATAAAAAAGACTTTTTAGAAAAACTCACGCTGGCTTCTGGCTATTCAGCGGATTTTTTAGAAGGTTTTATCGAACATAAAAATCGCGTAAACTTTCGGTTAAAAAGATACCGCAAAATGGGCGAAGATTTTCAAGTAAAAGTGTCCAAAAATACAACTCAGGCGATTCCCTTTAAAATTGAAACTGAAGAAAAATCTGGTATCAGCAAAACTTTTTGGTTTGATACTGATGAATCGAAAAAAACAGTGCAGTATAATATTCCGCAGTCTAATGCGGAAAAAATAATTATTAATGATGACTATATTTTCCCTGAAAAGAATTTCCGGGATAATTATTTGTATACCAAAGGTCTTTTTGCAAATACGAAAAAGATCAAATTAAAATTGTTAAAAGATATTCCAAATCCGGAGTATAACGAAATTTATCTCAGTCCACGGTTTAATTTTAATGCGTACGATAAAGTTCTTTTCGGTCTAAATATAAAAAATACTTCTTTATTTGAGCGAAAATTCACCTACTCATTTACCCCATATTACAGTTCAGGGACCGGAAAACTAGCGGGTTCTAGCGGTATTGGTTATTCATTTCAACCCGCTGAAGCGTTTTACCGAAGTTTAGATTTGGGGATTTCTGCCTCGCATTTTCATTATGATTACGACTTAACTTACCGAAAATTATCAGCTTCTGCTAATCTTAATTTTGCTAAAAATCCGCGCACCGATATCCGTCGGAATGTAGCTTTTTCCTATAATTATTTAGAGAAAGATGTAGATCCGAAAGACCTCACCAATACAGAATATTCGAAATATAATTTGTGGAATTTAGGATACGGTTATTCCGATCGACGTCTTATTCATGAAAAATATTTCGGCACCGGGATTCAGTGGATGGAAGATTTCCAGAAGATTACAACTGAAGTTTCTTATCGCTATGAATATGCAAAAGATAAAAAAATAAGTCTGCGTTTTTTCGGGGGATATTTTATTTCTAATAATACGAAGAACAATCTTTTCGATTACGGAATTTCGCGGGTTTCTAACTACGCTTTCTCCTATGGATTATTGGGACAAAGTGCTACTTCTGGTGTCTTAGCACAGCAGCTTATCGTTGCAGAAGGAGGTTTTAAATCTTATATCGGAACTACAGCAAACCAATGGATTTCAACGGTTAATGTAGATACGCACGTGTGGCGTTGGTTTAATGTTTACGCAGACGCCGGAATCTACAAAAATAAATATGAAAACCCTCAGTTTATCTGGGATTCAGGGGTTAAATTAAAGGTTATTCCAGACTTCCTGGAGGTTTATTTCCCAATACAGAGTTCGTTGGGTTTTGAACCCTCTTTTAAAGATTACGGCAAAAGAATTCGTTTCACCCTCAGTTTAAACTTTTCAGCCATTACCAGTTATCTCCGGCGTGGTTGGTTTTAA
- a CDS encoding T9SS type A sorting domain-containing protein has translation MKKIFTILGVVAITATAFSQELLSNPGFETGLAPWAAGTSSSYTAPTISTTNFHSGTQSAGYTAPTATTGFYQNIPVTAGETYVISFWYKATGDDTDARLWSVYKDAANAPVYTTADAKTDSFRTNDGYLTPAAEWTKHTAEMIAGPTATNLDVAVRAYNGATIAQFDDFSVMNKATMAVSDVSNFDKQIKMNTNLGNALTVILPSKATVNIYSAEGRLVSSNRVNSGDSINTSSLNKGMYIVTVDNGTAKVSRKVMKN, from the coding sequence ATGAAAAAAATCTTTACTATTTTAGGTGTTGTTGCAATTACAGCGACTGCATTTTCACAAGAATTGTTATCAAACCCTGGTTTTGAAACAGGCTTAGCGCCTTGGGCGGCGGGAACTTCCTCAAGCTATACCGCTCCCACAATATCTACCACTAATTTTCATAGTGGGACCCAATCTGCGGGTTATACTGCTCCAACTGCTACCACTGGTTTTTATCAAAATATCCCAGTAACTGCAGGAGAAACTTATGTTATTTCTTTTTGGTATAAAGCCACAGGTGACGATACCGACGCTAGATTATGGAGCGTTTATAAAGACGCCGCAAATGCTCCCGTATATACAACCGCGGACGCAAAAACGGATTCTTTTCGGACAAATGATGGCTATCTAACACCTGCAGCTGAATGGACTAAACATACAGCTGAGATGATTGCTGGTCCTACTGCTACAAACTTAGATGTTGCTGTTAGAGCATATAATGGTGCCACGATTGCACAATTCGATGATTTCTCCGTAATGAACAAAGCGACAATGGCTGTTTCTGATGTATCTAATTTTGACAAACAAATCAAGATGAATACAAATCTTGGAAATGCTTTAACGGTTATTCTTCCATCGAAAGCAACAGTAAATATTTATTCTGCTGAAGGTAGATTGGTAAGTTCAAACCGAGTAAACAGCGGTGATTCAATTAACACATCTTCTTTAAATAAGGGAATGTACATTGTAACTGTTGATAATGGTACTGCAAAAGTGAGCAGAAAAGTGATGAAAAACTAA
- a CDS encoding exo-beta-N-acetylmuramidase NamZ family protein encodes MSLSAKIKDLLLIVLIYFGFCQVGFAQNIDKNCFKTGADRPELYLPLLKDKTIGIVTNQTGLMSDGTFLVDFLVKNNIKIQTIFAPEHGFRGEADAGEHVKNGADTKTGISIISLYGSNKKPKPEQIKGLDIILFDIQDVGVRFYTYISTLTYVMEAAAENNVEVMVLDRPNPHDGYIDGPVLKSQWQSFVGMHPIPVVYGLTMGEYGKMVNGEKWLTKGIQAKYTLIPMERYHKNQRYEISARPSPNLPNAQSINLYPSLCFFEGTNVSVGRGTDLPFQIFGSPWTKSFPYKFTPKPSAGAKDPFLNGKLCYGENLSEPLSDLRAINLNWLIAAYKDYKNPQQDFFLKNLFFDKLAGTDQLRKQIIAGKSAAQIKESWKNDLEAFQKIRAKYIIYED; translated from the coding sequence ATGAGTTTAAGTGCCAAAATTAAAGATTTACTTCTGATTGTGCTAATTTATTTTGGTTTTTGCCAAGTGGGTTTTGCACAAAACATTGATAAAAACTGTTTTAAAACGGGCGCTGATCGTCCAGAATTATATCTGCCTTTGTTGAAAGACAAAACCATAGGAATTGTTACCAACCAAACCGGCTTGATGAGCGATGGAACTTTTCTCGTAGATTTTCTGGTTAAAAATAATATTAAAATACAAACGATTTTTGCTCCCGAGCACGGCTTTCGAGGCGAAGCTGATGCGGGTGAACATGTAAAAAATGGCGCAGACACTAAAACAGGGATTTCTATAATTTCTTTATATGGCAGCAATAAAAAACCGAAACCTGAGCAGATTAAAGGACTTGATATAATTCTGTTCGATATTCAAGATGTTGGCGTACGATTTTACACCTATATATCAACATTAACTTATGTGATGGAAGCTGCGGCGGAAAACAATGTTGAAGTGATGGTTCTCGACCGTCCAAATCCCCACGATGGTTACATTGATGGACCGGTTTTAAAATCGCAGTGGCAAAGTTTTGTGGGAATGCACCCAATTCCCGTAGTTTATGGTTTGACGATGGGTGAGTATGGGAAAATGGTCAACGGTGAAAAATGGTTAACGAAAGGAATTCAGGCCAAATACACCTTGATTCCGATGGAACGTTATCATAAAAATCAGCGGTATGAAATTTCAGCGCGACCTTCGCCCAATCTGCCGAATGCGCAGTCTATCAATTTATATCCCAGTTTATGTTTCTTCGAAGGAACAAATGTTTCTGTAGGTCGCGGTACCGATTTGCCTTTCCAGATTTTTGGTTCACCCTGGACGAAAAGTTTCCCTTACAAATTTACACCAAAACCTTCTGCCGGAGCAAAAGATCCATTTCTAAATGGGAAATTATGTTATGGTGAAAATCTTTCTGAACCTTTAAGTGATTTGCGCGCCATTAATTTAAACTGGCTCATCGCTGCTTACAAAGATTATAAAAACCCACAACAGGATTTCTTTTTAAAGAATTTGTTCTTCGATAAATTGGCGGGTACAGATCAGTTAAGAAAACAAATTATCGCGGGTAAAAGTGCGGCTCAAATTAAAGAAAGCTGGAAAAATGATCTGGAAGCATTTCAGAAAATCAGAGCGAAATATATCATTTACGAAGATTAA
- a CDS encoding ABC transporter permease: protein MKFPLYFSKKIAFSKDNKNNLSRVIVFIGRLSVALGVIVSLITVSTGLGSKKAIKERMADFSGHISIKSKQSNNSYNSSILSTEGLQVKKIKELPDVATTQKYVAVSGIFRNEHNFAGIIFKGVGKDFDTERFSKFLIAGKSPKVTENGFNNGICISAKIANDLHLKVKDSIVAIFSKENQSPLYRKFEVVGIYKTDIKQIDDIFVIGGINHARKIQGMKNTEVGGIDVFLKDINDIDIDAPKIDKLVGYKNYTVKATEEYPQIMDFIAIFDMNIALIIIIMLVVVIINIIMVLLILIIERTNSIGMLKTLGATNGQIRMIFINYTLLIMVPGLLIGNLIGIGFLLIQKYFGVITLNPENYYLSVVPVELSVVHIVLISAGILLVSGISLVLPSYLISKISPVKAIKYN, encoded by the coding sequence TTGAAATTTCCGTTATATTTCTCTAAAAAAATAGCTTTTTCCAAAGATAATAAAAATAATCTCTCACGGGTTATTGTCTTTATTGGTCGTCTTTCTGTTGCGCTCGGCGTCATAGTTTCGTTGATTACAGTGTCGACCGGATTAGGCTCAAAAAAAGCAATTAAGGAACGAATGGCCGATTTCTCGGGGCATATTTCTATAAAATCAAAGCAGTCTAATAATTCTTACAATTCATCCATCTTAAGCACCGAGGGATTACAGGTAAAGAAAATCAAAGAGTTGCCCGATGTTGCTACGACGCAAAAATACGTAGCAGTGAGCGGAATTTTTCGGAACGAACATAATTTCGCGGGGATTATTTTTAAAGGTGTAGGTAAAGATTTCGACACGGAACGCTTCAGCAAATTTCTAATTGCGGGAAAATCGCCAAAAGTAACTGAAAACGGCTTTAATAATGGGATTTGTATTTCAGCAAAAATCGCTAACGATCTTCATTTAAAGGTAAAAGACAGCATTGTTGCCATTTTTTCTAAAGAAAATCAGAGTCCCCTCTATCGTAAATTTGAAGTTGTAGGGATTTATAAAACTGATATTAAGCAAATTGACGATATTTTTGTTATCGGCGGAATTAACCATGCTCGAAAAATTCAGGGCATGAAAAATACAGAAGTTGGCGGAATTGATGTATTTCTGAAAGATATCAACGATATCGATATTGATGCGCCTAAGATTGACAAACTCGTGGGTTATAAAAACTACACGGTAAAAGCGACGGAAGAATATCCACAAATCATGGATTTTATCGCTATTTTCGACATGAATATTGCTTTAATTATCATCATTATGTTGGTGGTTGTGATCATAAATATTATCATGGTTCTTTTAATTTTAATCATCGAAAGAACGAATTCTATCGGAATGCTCAAAACTTTGGGCGCGACTAACGGCCAAATACGAATGATATTCATTAATTACACATTGCTCATAATGGTTCCGGGATTACTTATCGGAAATTTAATCGGGATTGGATTTTTACTTATTCAAAAATATTTTGGCGTAATCACTTTAAATCCAGAAAACTATTATTTGAGCGTAGTCCCTGTGGAACTTAGTGTGGTGCATATTGTCCTGATTTCGGCTGGGATTCTTTTAGTTTCAGGAATTTCTCTCGTTTTACCGAGTTATCTTATTAGTAAAATCTCTCCAGTAAAAGCCATTAAATACAATTAA
- a CDS encoding PLP-dependent cysteine synthase family protein, which produces MKYAENILETIGNTPLVKINKVLGADFPALVLAKVETFNPGNSVKDRMAVKMIEDAEKDGRLKPGGTIIEGTSGNTGMGLALAAIVKGYKCIFVTNAKQSKEKNDILRAVGAEVIVCPTDVTPDDPRSYYSVSKRLGEETENGWYVNQYDNLSNRLAHYESTAPEIWEQTEGKLTHFMAGAGTGGTITGCGKFFKEKNKNIKVIGVDTYGSILKEFHETGEYHPDHAHSYITEGIGEDIIPENFDMSVIDHFEKVTDKDGAIYARKLAKEEGIFCGYSAGSAIAALIQMKDQFTKDDVVVVLLHDHGSRYVGKIYNDEWMKEMGWL; this is translated from the coding sequence ATGAAATACGCGGAAAATATATTAGAAACCATTGGAAATACTCCACTTGTAAAAATCAATAAAGTGTTGGGAGCAGACTTCCCAGCATTAGTTTTGGCAAAAGTAGAAACCTTCAATCCAGGAAATTCTGTGAAAGACAGAATGGCGGTAAAAATGATAGAAGATGCCGAAAAAGATGGACGTTTAAAACCAGGCGGGACCATTATCGAAGGAACTTCCGGGAATACGGGAATGGGCCTGGCTTTAGCAGCAATTGTAAAAGGTTACAAATGTATTTTCGTTACCAATGCAAAACAATCAAAAGAAAAGAATGATATTTTAAGAGCAGTTGGCGCCGAAGTGATCGTTTGCCCGACCGACGTAACGCCAGATGATCCGCGTTCTTATTACTCTGTGTCTAAAAGATTGGGCGAAGAAACCGAAAATGGGTGGTACGTAAATCAATACGATAACTTATCAAACCGATTGGCTCATTACGAATCCACAGCGCCTGAAATCTGGGAACAAACAGAAGGAAAATTAACGCATTTTATGGCGGGTGCCGGTACAGGTGGTACGATAACTGGTTGTGGAAAATTCTTTAAGGAAAAAAATAAAAATATTAAAGTAATCGGAGTTGATACTTATGGATCGATTTTGAAAGAATTTCATGAAACAGGTGAATATCATCCTGATCATGCGCATTCTTACATTACGGAGGGAATTGGAGAAGATATTATTCCCGAAAATTTCGACATGTCGGTAATCGATCATTTCGAAAAAGTTACGGATAAAGACGGTGCAATTTACGCTAGAAAATTAGCAAAAGAAGAAGGTATTTTCTGTGGCTATTCCGCTGGAAGTGCGATTGCCGCTTTGATTCAAATGAAAGATCAGTTCACCAAAGATGATGTGGTAGTTGTTTTGTTACACGATCACGGTTCCCGATATGTAGGGAAAATCTACAACGATGAATGGATGAAAGAAATGGGTTGGTTGTAA
- a CDS encoding glycosyl transferase family 1, whose protein sequence is MNPSKKILIITYYWPPGGGPGVQRWLKFVKYLPEFGWNPTVFTPENPSYPIIDETLENEVSEDLKIIKTKIWEPYQIAEFFGKDNKKFKAGQFDVGTNQSWKSKLSIWVRGNFFIPDARVFWVKPSVEYLKKYLKENQFDAFVTTGPPHSMHLIGLELKKEFPNLKWIADFRDPWTEISYYKHLKLTKSADQKHRNLEQKVFQTADVTLATSFSDAENFKQKGANAFCITNGFDKVKVKDEQKSSKFTLSYIGVLEQLRNPEVLWKVLNELLSEHEDFKNAFELKFVGRIDDKILAEIERSSLKDSVNNLGYLSHSEANVEMQNSDLLLITNFPNDSSKGIIPGKIFEYLATGKQIVSFGPKESDVKKILEETQAGKHFSYEDESELKVFLLEKFEDWKSGILNSQTQNIEQFSRKNLTKKLTELL, encoded by the coding sequence ATGAACCCGTCAAAAAAAATTTTAATCATCACCTATTATTGGCCGCCAGGAGGTGGACCAGGAGTACAACGTTGGTTGAAATTTGTGAAATATCTTCCAGAATTTGGATGGAATCCTACCGTTTTTACGCCTGAAAACCCAAGTTATCCGATTATTGATGAGACTTTGGAAAATGAAGTTTCGGAAGATTTAAAAATCATTAAAACCAAAATTTGGGAACCCTACCAAATAGCTGAATTTTTCGGCAAAGACAATAAAAAATTTAAAGCCGGACAGTTCGACGTCGGAACAAATCAATCCTGGAAATCTAAACTTTCGATTTGGGTTCGTGGGAATTTCTTCATTCCTGATGCACGCGTTTTTTGGGTAAAACCTTCCGTAGAATATTTGAAGAAATATTTAAAAGAAAACCAGTTTGATGCTTTTGTAACAACTGGTCCACCACATTCGATGCATTTGATTGGTTTGGAATTAAAGAAAGAATTTCCAAATTTAAAGTGGATCGCCGATTTTCGCGATCCGTGGACAGAAATATCGTATTACAAACATTTAAAACTGACGAAATCTGCAGATCAAAAACACAGAAATTTAGAACAAAAAGTTTTTCAAACTGCTGATGTTACTTTAGCCACCAGTTTTTCCGACGCTGAAAACTTTAAGCAAAAAGGCGCCAATGCATTTTGTATTACCAATGGTTTTGATAAGGTTAAGGTTAAGGATGAGCAGAAGAGTTCAAAATTTACTTTAAGTTATATTGGAGTTTTGGAACAGTTGCGTAATCCAGAAGTTTTGTGGAAAGTTTTAAACGAGCTGCTTTCCGAACATGAGGATTTTAAAAATGCTTTCGAATTAAAATTTGTCGGCAGAATTGATGATAAAATTTTGGCTGAGATCGAAAGATCTTCATTGAAGGATTCAGTAAATAATTTAGGATATCTTTCTCATTCAGAAGCAAATGTGGAAATGCAGAATTCAGATTTACTATTAATTACCAATTTCCCTAATGACAGTTCAAAAGGAATTATTCCCGGAAAAATATTTGAATATTTAGCGACGGGAAAACAAATCGTTTCTTTTGGTCCAAAAGAAAGTGATGTCAAGAAAATATTAGAAGAAACTCAGGCTGGGAAACATTTTTCCTATGAAGATGAATCAGAATTAAAAGTGTTTTTACTTGAAAAATTTGAAGATTGGAAATCTGGAATTTTAAATTCTCAGACTCAAAATATTGAACAATTCTCCCGAAAAAATCTAACTAAAAAACTGACTGAACTTTTGTGA